A region from the Arachis ipaensis cultivar K30076 chromosome B01, Araip1.1, whole genome shotgun sequence genome encodes:
- the LOC107647496 gene encoding B3 domain-containing protein Os01g0234100-like isoform X1 → MVDRMVKKEVEQHDEQTVTLGFYGDEQAQRRFSINMMDKQNKATDNKNKVLNSDIKPVTNGEAQKFASSMKGTTAEATSSRGEAKSSAVIRAEEIRSSLQAEYPSFVKSLVRSHVASCFWMGLPVAFCKKHLADKDTTMTLEDEYGKEYKMKYIACKTGLSAGWRQFSAVHKLQEGDVLVFQLVEPAKFKIYIVRADNLREVDGALSLMNLDSYARQKQREKENPENDALDASITKRKPGKSVAIDVQKKKPSKPGHKSVQPAQSENDSEEALSEVFEGFRTLDFKDVKGFENFSIIVDGVVLDAEFSNEVRNKYYKLCYSQRAFLHDNLTRGLNYKLVVGIITETVNIADAIKVSVLATPRFDFSNWDKTLLAFEHMGMNVEFLRVKLRRLVSIAYETDDALETRRYFQYKNQHSRADAEIKNMESKLEDLKGACKDFSAYIKSLKQKAETHQNKFQKEVASPW, encoded by the exons ATGGTGGATAGGATGGTGAAGAAGGAGGTTGAACAACATGATGAACAAACTGTGACTCTGGGTTTCTATGGAGATGAGCAAGCTCAACGGAGGTTTTCTATAAACATGATG gATAAACAAAACAAGGCCACGGATAACAAAAACAAGGTCTTAAACTCGGATATAAAGCCC GTCACAAATGGCGAGGCACAAAAATTTGCAAG CTCTATGAAGGGTACAACAGCAGAAGCAACATCCTCTCGTGGTGAGGCTAAGTCATCTGCTGTAATTCGAGCAGAAGAGATCCGATCGAGTTTGCAAGCGGAATACCCGAGTTTTGTGAAGTCATTAGTGAGATCACATGTTGCTAGTTGTTTCTGGATG GGTCTGCCTGTGGCATTCTGTAAGAAGCACTTGGCGGATAAGGATACAACGATGACTTTGGAAGATGAATATGGCAAAGAATACAAGATGAAGTACATCGCATGCAAAACGGGATTGAGCGCTGGTTGGAGACAGTTTTCTGCTGTGCATAAGTTGCAGGAGGGTGACGTCTTGGTCTTCCAGTTAGTTGAACCTGCCAAGTTTAAG ATTTATATAGTAAGAGCAGATAATTTAAGGGAAGTAGATGGGGCCCTTTCGCTTATGAATCTAGACAGTTATGCAAGACAAAAGCAGAGAG AGAAAGAAAACCCAGAGAATGATGCTTTAGATGCTAGTATTACAAAGAGAAAACCCGGAAAATCTGTCGCAATTGACGTCCAAAAGAAAAAGCCATCAAAGCCAGGGCATAAATCTGTGCAACCGGCGCAATCCGAAAACGATAGCGAAGAAGCACTCTCAGAAGTATTTGAGGGGTTTAGAACGCTTGACTTCAAAGATGTCAAAGGATTTGAAAACTTTAGCATCATAGTGGATGGTGTGGTATTAGATGCCGAGTTCTCTAATGAGGTTAGAAACAAATACTACAAACTATGTTATAGCCAACGTGCTTTTCTTCATGATAACCTCACCAGGGGGTTGAACTATAAGCTAGTTGTTGGAATCATAACCGAGACTGTAAACATTGCGGACGCCATCAAAGTTAGCGTGCTAGCTACGCCACGATTCGACTTCTCGAATTGGGACAAGACCCTGCTTGCCTTTGAGCATATGGGCATGAATGTTGAGTTCTTGAGAGTGAAGTTGCGGCGATTGGTGAGCATTGCATATGAGACTGATGATGCCTTAGAAACCAGGAGATACTTCCAGTATAAAAATCAACACTCAAGAGCAGATGCGGAAATAAAGAATATGGAGTCCAAGCTGGAAGATTTGAAAGGAGCTTGTAAGGATTTTAGTGCTTACATTAAGAGTTTGAAGCAAAAAGCTGAAACTCATCAAAACAAGTTTCAGAAAGAGGTTGCTTCTCCTTGGTGA
- the LOC107647496 gene encoding B3 domain-containing protein Os01g0234100-like isoform X2 has product MVKKEVEQHDEQTVTLGFYGDEQAQRRFSINMMDKQNKATDNKNKVLNSDIKPVTNGEAQKFASSMKGTTAEATSSRGEAKSSAVIRAEEIRSSLQAEYPSFVKSLVRSHVASCFWMGLPVAFCKKHLADKDTTMTLEDEYGKEYKMKYIACKTGLSAGWRQFSAVHKLQEGDVLVFQLVEPAKFKIYIVRADNLREVDGALSLMNLDSYARQKQREKENPENDALDASITKRKPGKSVAIDVQKKKPSKPGHKSVQPAQSENDSEEALSEVFEGFRTLDFKDVKGFENFSIIVDGVVLDAEFSNEVRNKYYKLCYSQRAFLHDNLTRGLNYKLVVGIITETVNIADAIKVSVLATPRFDFSNWDKTLLAFEHMGMNVEFLRVKLRRLVSIAYETDDALETRRYFQYKNQHSRADAEIKNMESKLEDLKGACKDFSAYIKSLKQKAETHQNKFQKEVASPW; this is encoded by the exons ATGGTGAAGAAGGAGGTTGAACAACATGATGAACAAACTGTGACTCTGGGTTTCTATGGAGATGAGCAAGCTCAACGGAGGTTTTCTATAAACATGATG gATAAACAAAACAAGGCCACGGATAACAAAAACAAGGTCTTAAACTCGGATATAAAGCCC GTCACAAATGGCGAGGCACAAAAATTTGCAAG CTCTATGAAGGGTACAACAGCAGAAGCAACATCCTCTCGTGGTGAGGCTAAGTCATCTGCTGTAATTCGAGCAGAAGAGATCCGATCGAGTTTGCAAGCGGAATACCCGAGTTTTGTGAAGTCATTAGTGAGATCACATGTTGCTAGTTGTTTCTGGATG GGTCTGCCTGTGGCATTCTGTAAGAAGCACTTGGCGGATAAGGATACAACGATGACTTTGGAAGATGAATATGGCAAAGAATACAAGATGAAGTACATCGCATGCAAAACGGGATTGAGCGCTGGTTGGAGACAGTTTTCTGCTGTGCATAAGTTGCAGGAGGGTGACGTCTTGGTCTTCCAGTTAGTTGAACCTGCCAAGTTTAAG ATTTATATAGTAAGAGCAGATAATTTAAGGGAAGTAGATGGGGCCCTTTCGCTTATGAATCTAGACAGTTATGCAAGACAAAAGCAGAGAG AGAAAGAAAACCCAGAGAATGATGCTTTAGATGCTAGTATTACAAAGAGAAAACCCGGAAAATCTGTCGCAATTGACGTCCAAAAGAAAAAGCCATCAAAGCCAGGGCATAAATCTGTGCAACCGGCGCAATCCGAAAACGATAGCGAAGAAGCACTCTCAGAAGTATTTGAGGGGTTTAGAACGCTTGACTTCAAAGATGTCAAAGGATTTGAAAACTTTAGCATCATAGTGGATGGTGTGGTATTAGATGCCGAGTTCTCTAATGAGGTTAGAAACAAATACTACAAACTATGTTATAGCCAACGTGCTTTTCTTCATGATAACCTCACCAGGGGGTTGAACTATAAGCTAGTTGTTGGAATCATAACCGAGACTGTAAACATTGCGGACGCCATCAAAGTTAGCGTGCTAGCTACGCCACGATTCGACTTCTCGAATTGGGACAAGACCCTGCTTGCCTTTGAGCATATGGGCATGAATGTTGAGTTCTTGAGAGTGAAGTTGCGGCGATTGGTGAGCATTGCATATGAGACTGATGATGCCTTAGAAACCAGGAGATACTTCCAGTATAAAAATCAACACTCAAGAGCAGATGCGGAAATAAAGAATATGGAGTCCAAGCTGGAAGATTTGAAAGGAGCTTGTAAGGATTTTAGTGCTTACATTAAGAGTTTGAAGCAAAAAGCTGAAACTCATCAAAACAAGTTTCAGAAAGAGGTTGCTTCTCCTTGGTGA
- the LOC107626685 gene encoding probable calcium-binding protein CML32, with translation MSDLSFLQFQSDSSIEKSCSPPKNSSSNSSFQPKEEEIKWVFDKFDANKDGKISFEEFKAAIITVGWNLGDAEALNSFKAIDTDEDSFIDFDEFMGMFKGEDNDDENVKQMEMKSAFQVFDLNGDGKISAEELSQVLKRLGENCNVSDCKKMVMGVDGNGDGFIDLNEFMTMMMSGNKLP, from the coding sequence ATGTCAGATTTGAGTTTCCTTCAGTTTCAAAGCGATAGTTCTATAGAAAAATCTTGTTCTCCACCCAAAAATTCATCCTCCAATTCGAGTTTCCAGCCAAAGGAAGAGGAAATAAAATGGGTGTTCGACAAATTCGACGCAAACAAAGACGGCAAGATCTCCTTTGAAGAGTTCAAAGCCGCGATTATCACCGTGGGTTGGAATCTCGGTGATGCCGAGGCTTTGAACTCGTTCAAGGCCATCGACACCGATGAAGATTCTTTCATCGATTTCGACGAGTTCATGGGGATGTTTAAGGGGGAGGATAACGATGACGAGAACGTGAAGCAGATGGAGATGAAGAGcgctttccaagtgtttgatttgAATGGTGATGGGAAGATTAGTGCGGAGGAGTTGTCCCAAGTTCTCAAGAGGCTTGGCGAAAATTGTAACGTTAGTGATTGTAAGAAGATGGTGATGGGTGTGGATGGTAACGGTGATGGGTTTATTGACTTGAATGAGTTCATGACCATGATGATGAGTGGCAACAAACTGCCTTAA
- the LOC107647496 gene encoding B3 domain-containing protein Os01g0234100-like isoform X4 → MVDRMVKKEVEQHDEQTVTLGFYGDEQAQRRFSINMMVTNGEAQKFASSMKGTTAEATSSRGEAKSSAVIRAEEIRSSLQAEYPSFVKSLVRSHVASCFWMGLPVAFCKKHLADKDTTMTLEDEYGKEYKMKYIACKTGLSAGWRQFSAVHKLQEGDVLVFQLVEPAKFKIYIVRADNLREVDGALSLMNLDSYARQKQREKENPENDALDASITKRKPGKSVAIDVQKKKPSKPGHKSVQPAQSENDSEEALSEVFEGFRTLDFKDVKGFENFSIIVDGVVLDAEFSNEVRNKYYKLCYSQRAFLHDNLTRGLNYKLVVGIITETVNIADAIKVSVLATPRFDFSNWDKTLLAFEHMGMNVEFLRVKLRRLVSIAYETDDALETRRYFQYKNQHSRADAEIKNMESKLEDLKGACKDFSAYIKSLKQKAETHQNKFQKEVASPW, encoded by the exons ATGGTGGATAGGATGGTGAAGAAGGAGGTTGAACAACATGATGAACAAACTGTGACTCTGGGTTTCTATGGAGATGAGCAAGCTCAACGGAGGTTTTCTATAAACATGATG GTCACAAATGGCGAGGCACAAAAATTTGCAAG CTCTATGAAGGGTACAACAGCAGAAGCAACATCCTCTCGTGGTGAGGCTAAGTCATCTGCTGTAATTCGAGCAGAAGAGATCCGATCGAGTTTGCAAGCGGAATACCCGAGTTTTGTGAAGTCATTAGTGAGATCACATGTTGCTAGTTGTTTCTGGATG GGTCTGCCTGTGGCATTCTGTAAGAAGCACTTGGCGGATAAGGATACAACGATGACTTTGGAAGATGAATATGGCAAAGAATACAAGATGAAGTACATCGCATGCAAAACGGGATTGAGCGCTGGTTGGAGACAGTTTTCTGCTGTGCATAAGTTGCAGGAGGGTGACGTCTTGGTCTTCCAGTTAGTTGAACCTGCCAAGTTTAAG ATTTATATAGTAAGAGCAGATAATTTAAGGGAAGTAGATGGGGCCCTTTCGCTTATGAATCTAGACAGTTATGCAAGACAAAAGCAGAGAG AGAAAGAAAACCCAGAGAATGATGCTTTAGATGCTAGTATTACAAAGAGAAAACCCGGAAAATCTGTCGCAATTGACGTCCAAAAGAAAAAGCCATCAAAGCCAGGGCATAAATCTGTGCAACCGGCGCAATCCGAAAACGATAGCGAAGAAGCACTCTCAGAAGTATTTGAGGGGTTTAGAACGCTTGACTTCAAAGATGTCAAAGGATTTGAAAACTTTAGCATCATAGTGGATGGTGTGGTATTAGATGCCGAGTTCTCTAATGAGGTTAGAAACAAATACTACAAACTATGTTATAGCCAACGTGCTTTTCTTCATGATAACCTCACCAGGGGGTTGAACTATAAGCTAGTTGTTGGAATCATAACCGAGACTGTAAACATTGCGGACGCCATCAAAGTTAGCGTGCTAGCTACGCCACGATTCGACTTCTCGAATTGGGACAAGACCCTGCTTGCCTTTGAGCATATGGGCATGAATGTTGAGTTCTTGAGAGTGAAGTTGCGGCGATTGGTGAGCATTGCATATGAGACTGATGATGCCTTAGAAACCAGGAGATACTTCCAGTATAAAAATCAACACTCAAGAGCAGATGCGGAAATAAAGAATATGGAGTCCAAGCTGGAAGATTTGAAAGGAGCTTGTAAGGATTTTAGTGCTTACATTAAGAGTTTGAAGCAAAAAGCTGAAACTCATCAAAACAAGTTTCAGAAAGAGGTTGCTTCTCCTTGGTGA
- the LOC107647496 gene encoding B3 domain-containing protein Os01g0234100-like isoform X3 yields MVDRMVKKEVEQHDEQTVTLGFYGDEQAQRRFSINMMDKQNKATDNKNKVTNGEAQKFASSMKGTTAEATSSRGEAKSSAVIRAEEIRSSLQAEYPSFVKSLVRSHVASCFWMGLPVAFCKKHLADKDTTMTLEDEYGKEYKMKYIACKTGLSAGWRQFSAVHKLQEGDVLVFQLVEPAKFKIYIVRADNLREVDGALSLMNLDSYARQKQREKENPENDALDASITKRKPGKSVAIDVQKKKPSKPGHKSVQPAQSENDSEEALSEVFEGFRTLDFKDVKGFENFSIIVDGVVLDAEFSNEVRNKYYKLCYSQRAFLHDNLTRGLNYKLVVGIITETVNIADAIKVSVLATPRFDFSNWDKTLLAFEHMGMNVEFLRVKLRRLVSIAYETDDALETRRYFQYKNQHSRADAEIKNMESKLEDLKGACKDFSAYIKSLKQKAETHQNKFQKEVASPW; encoded by the exons ATGGTGGATAGGATGGTGAAGAAGGAGGTTGAACAACATGATGAACAAACTGTGACTCTGGGTTTCTATGGAGATGAGCAAGCTCAACGGAGGTTTTCTATAAACATGATG gATAAACAAAACAAGGCCACGGATAACAAAAACAAG GTCACAAATGGCGAGGCACAAAAATTTGCAAG CTCTATGAAGGGTACAACAGCAGAAGCAACATCCTCTCGTGGTGAGGCTAAGTCATCTGCTGTAATTCGAGCAGAAGAGATCCGATCGAGTTTGCAAGCGGAATACCCGAGTTTTGTGAAGTCATTAGTGAGATCACATGTTGCTAGTTGTTTCTGGATG GGTCTGCCTGTGGCATTCTGTAAGAAGCACTTGGCGGATAAGGATACAACGATGACTTTGGAAGATGAATATGGCAAAGAATACAAGATGAAGTACATCGCATGCAAAACGGGATTGAGCGCTGGTTGGAGACAGTTTTCTGCTGTGCATAAGTTGCAGGAGGGTGACGTCTTGGTCTTCCAGTTAGTTGAACCTGCCAAGTTTAAG ATTTATATAGTAAGAGCAGATAATTTAAGGGAAGTAGATGGGGCCCTTTCGCTTATGAATCTAGACAGTTATGCAAGACAAAAGCAGAGAG AGAAAGAAAACCCAGAGAATGATGCTTTAGATGCTAGTATTACAAAGAGAAAACCCGGAAAATCTGTCGCAATTGACGTCCAAAAGAAAAAGCCATCAAAGCCAGGGCATAAATCTGTGCAACCGGCGCAATCCGAAAACGATAGCGAAGAAGCACTCTCAGAAGTATTTGAGGGGTTTAGAACGCTTGACTTCAAAGATGTCAAAGGATTTGAAAACTTTAGCATCATAGTGGATGGTGTGGTATTAGATGCCGAGTTCTCTAATGAGGTTAGAAACAAATACTACAAACTATGTTATAGCCAACGTGCTTTTCTTCATGATAACCTCACCAGGGGGTTGAACTATAAGCTAGTTGTTGGAATCATAACCGAGACTGTAAACATTGCGGACGCCATCAAAGTTAGCGTGCTAGCTACGCCACGATTCGACTTCTCGAATTGGGACAAGACCCTGCTTGCCTTTGAGCATATGGGCATGAATGTTGAGTTCTTGAGAGTGAAGTTGCGGCGATTGGTGAGCATTGCATATGAGACTGATGATGCCTTAGAAACCAGGAGATACTTCCAGTATAAAAATCAACACTCAAGAGCAGATGCGGAAATAAAGAATATGGAGTCCAAGCTGGAAGATTTGAAAGGAGCTTGTAAGGATTTTAGTGCTTACATTAAGAGTTTGAAGCAAAAAGCTGAAACTCATCAAAACAAGTTTCAGAAAGAGGTTGCTTCTCCTTGGTGA